The sequence below is a genomic window from Sphingobacterium sp. ML3W.
GCTTGAAAAACATAAAATAAGAAAATGGGGTTATCACGGTAATCCCATTTTTTAATGAGGTTAAAATGGTAAGAAAAGGTGAATGACCCAAGTGAACACACAGATTAAAAAACAATAGGCTATGACAAATCGATTAGCGGTAACAGAAAAGGCATCGGCACTGATACAGGAATTGGAGAAGAAATACGGGGACCTGATGTTTTATCAAGCTGGAGGGTGCTGTGAGGGTACACAACCCCAGTGCTTTGAAAAGGGAGGGTTCTACCCCAGAATGAATGATGCGATGATTGGGCTAGCAGGAGGTTATGAATTTTGGATAGACCGCGATTTATTTGAATACTGGCAGTTTTCACATTTCACCCTTGATGTGCTCGACGGATTTGGTCCTGGAGGATTTTCTCTAGAGTCGTCTCTGGGGAAAACATTTAAAGTGCACTACAGGCTCTTTACTGAGGAGGAATTAAAAGACCTAACCCCTATAAAACGAATGGAATAACCTGTCAACGTTATTCCATTCCTACATTTACGATAAGCTTGTCTTCGTTATCCCTCGATATCCAATCCCTCTAACACAGGTATCGGTTTTTTATTGTCATCCAATGCGACAAAAGAAAAAACACCCTTCACGGCCAATTCTCTTCCATCTTTGTACATATCTTCCAAAAATATTTCAACTTTTACTTTTAAACTCGTTCTTCCCACGTGTATGACTTCAGCAATGGCTTCAATCATACTACCGGCAGGAATTGCTTTTTCAAAATCAATCTTATCCGAAGAAACTGTCACCAGTGCTTTTCTACAGAAACGTGTCGCACACATAAAAGTTACTTCATCCATAATTGCCATGGCCTTTCCACCAAATAGCGTTGCGTGATGATTTGTTGTAAACGGGAAAACAGTTATAAAATGATGTGTTCTCGACTGTTCAATTCTTTCTTGTAATGTCATTTTTATTTAGTTTCTTCCTTGTTCTACGTCTACTCCAATACCTTTTAGTAACATTGAAGCATTAAATATTTTGCATTCTCCTATTTTCAATTTATAGTCAAAAAGCATCTCTCCATCAATAACTTGAATATCAAAGTGATAATTTTTCACTAATTTCGGATACTCATCTGCTAATGTTGAAAGTTGTAAATCGTGCGTTGCCACCATCCCTCTTCCCTTTTCTGAGATCAGTTTCTTGATAATAGCACGTGAACCCAAGTATTTATCGACCGAGTTTGTTCCCCTCAGCATCTCATCGATTAAGAAAAAGCTATCGGGGCGCTGTGCCACTGTTTCTAAGATAAACTTCATGCGGTCCAGCTCTGCTTTAAAAGTGGACGTGCTTTCGTTCAGATTATCTTTGATACGCATATAAGAAATCAGATGAAAAATTGGAATTTCAAATGAGCTTGCTGGTACTACAGCACCTGCATAAGCCAATACAGCATTGATCCCAAGCGTCCGTAGGAATGTGCTTTTACCAGCCATATTGGAGCCCGTTACTAAAGCGATTTCATGATCTTCATTGGTATACGTATTGGCGATTGCCTTAGCAGTAGGAATGAGCGGATGAAGCAAATCAACAGCTTGAAGTGGAGTATCTAATGCTTCTAAAATAACGGGAGTAGCCCAATCCGGATGGTTACGCTCCCAGGTTCCCAAACTAACCAATGCTTCTACTTCAGCCAACGTATCGAACGATTCTAATATATCAGCTTGATACTTGGCCTTCCAATCCACAATAGCCAACACCTGCTTAAAATCCCACAGGAATATCAAGTTTAAAATAGTACCGACCATCATATTATTACGCGCATCCAGATTATTGATCAGTTTGCCGAGTTTTTTAAATGCCTGCGAAACAGAATCTGATGAGCCTACGATTTTCAACCGCTCTTGCAGTTCTTTATTACGCGTCGCAGTCCATGTTCTATTTTCGACCAGCTCCATACTAGCTGCATAAGAATCCAACAGATTTCCAACTTTATCAATTCTGCTGGAAAAAAAAGAAATTTTACCCCCGTTGACCATAGGCCACAGGATATGTACTAATCCAACTATTACCGGTAAAAATGCTATAGCGGGAATAAAGACGGCTAAAATCACCGTACTTAAAAAGAAAAATGGTGCTATTTTAACATATAGGCGCATAAAAGAATTGCCAAATGCAAAATCGTCGGATTGAAAGTACGTAGCTAAAAAAGATTTAACATCCAGTTTTTGATTCAAATTGGATAAGAGCTTTGCTTGAAAATCTTGGCACCAGTTCATATCTTTCGCCATTTCACTTGCTGCTTCCTGTCGCATCAAAATTTCACTACGCTTGGCATCTTGTAGCAACCAGCTTCCTAAAACAGCAATACTTGATTTTGTTGTTGACCGGTTTAACAGTTCGAACAAAGAGTGCGCTCCTACGATATCCAAATCGGCACTATAAGGATGCTTATTATCTTCCAAGTGAGCACCATTATCATAGATGTTAATCCCCTTGTTTTCTATTTCTATCTCATTCACATTGACAGCAAGCAATGCCTTCTGATAGTCGCTCCGCTTTTCCAACTTACTTTGTCTATTCACCAAGAAGGCAAAGAGAAAGATAAGCGCAAACAATAAAATCAAAACCAGCAGCAGATTTTCCAACTGAAAAGAATAGAATAAAGCAGCACCTCCTAAAAGGATGACCGCTAAACGATAAAAGCTATTCTTATTGATCGCTAACTCTAGTTGTTTTACTTCTTGTTCAATCTTAGCCTTATTGCTAAGGTATAATTCCTGGATTTCATTTTTCATGATATGAATTGGTCTTTTGAAGGTAATGAAGTGATCATGAGCTCATGCGACTTCATTGTGGTTTGCAAACTTGTCAAGCTCAAGATAGCTTTCATGTACTTATAAACTAAAAAAGCTTGGCTTCTACCAAGCTTGGTCCCCTACTAAGGGAACAAATCTAAATGTATCGAGTTCGATTCGATCAAAATCGTTTTCACCAGCGCGAATGATGGTTACCATTTTTTGTTCCTTTTCATCTCCAACGGGAATGACGAATATCCCTCCTATTTTCAATTGTTTCAGCATGATTTCTGGAACAAAGGGAGCCCCAGCAGTAACGATAATTTTATCATATGGTGCATGCTGCTCAATTCCCCTAGAACCATCGCCACAGAAAAAATGAGGTTTGTAACCCATATAGGGCAACACCTGTATCGTTCTATTGTATAGGTTTTCTTGCCGTTCTATTGTGTAGACATCAGCGCCGAGCTCCATCAGAACACAGGTTTGATATCCCGACCCCGTCCCTATCTCTAAAACCTTATCTCCTTTTTTGACATGTAGCAATTCCGATTGGTAGGCAACTGTATATGGCTGTGAAATCGTTTGGCCATCACCTATCGGAAAAGCAATATCTTTATACGATTGATTCCAAAATGTCTCATCAAAGAAAAAATGGCGAGGCACTTTTCCAATCGCATTCAGTACATTTTGGTCACTGATACCCCTTGTCTTCAATAGTTGCACCAATTGCTTACGAGCACCTTTTTCCCTATAATTATCTACAAATTTATACGCCATTATGACTCAAAAATACTATTGTTATTTTACAATTACCACTACAAGAACTTTTTCATAACTAATCTATTAACCTGCAAGCCCTTTCATTTGAAAAGGATAATTTTTGGCTATTTTTGTTTACCATGAACTAAGCTAATAAGGGTCTACATCAATCACAACACGTGCTCCAGCATTTGCTTTATCGGCAATAAAATCGTTCTTTACCAGCTTGATCAAATCTTTTACTTTCACAATACTGATATTATTTCTTTCAATCTTTAACGTAATGGTCTGAATAAAGTAGTTTCGTACTCTTCCTACCAGTGGCGTTTCGGGTCCTAAAACACGTGAACCGAGCTGCTGTCGCAATCCTGATGCAAATTTCTTAGCGCCATCATAACATTTTTGGATATCCATATGCTTGATATCAATTCGGATGACGCGATAAAATGGTGGATAGGCAAAATTCTTACGTTCTTTAACTTCCGTATCAAACATCCCTTGGTAATCATGTGCGACCACCTGCTCCAAAACGCGATGTTTTGGTGTATAGGTCTGAATGATTACCTGCCCACCTGCTTCTCTACGTCCGGCACGTCCGGCCACCTGTAAGAAAAGTGAAAAAGCCCTTTCATATGCTCTGAAGTCAGGAAAATTAATCATCGTATCGGCATTGATAATCCCGATTAAACTAACGCGTCCAAAATCCAATCCTTTTGCCACCATCTGCGTTCCGATCAGGATATCAAACTCATGTTCATCAAATGCACCTATGATTTTATCAAAACCATTCTTACCCTTGGTGGAGTCTAGATCCAAACGTGCAATACGTGCATTAGGCATCAACAACTCCAATTCTTCCTCTACCCGCTCTGTTCCAAAGCCCTTGCTTTCGATATGTGGCATCCCACAAGCAGGACATATTTTAATCGGAGGTTCCACATGGCCACAATAATGACAATGCATCATATTTGAACTTTTATGATACGTCATACTGACATCACAATTGATACATTTAGCTACGAAACCACAGGTATTACATTGAATAATGGTGGTATGACCACGTCGGTTTTGAAACAGTATCACTTGCTCCTTGCGTTCCAAAGCAGCTTCTATTGCCTTCAATAAAGTTCCGGAGAAATAAGAAAACATATTTTCCTTTCTTCCTTCCATTGGAATATCGACAATATGGATATCGGGTAGTTGCGCATTACCAAAACGCTCTAAAAGTTGTACAAATCCATATTTATTTGATTTTGCATTATAAAAACTCTCAATAGAGGGTGTTGCAGAGCCCAATAGAACTTTAGTCTGATGGATATATCCTAAATAGATTGCTGTATCGCGAGCGTGATAACGTGGTGCGGGATCATACTGTTTATAGGAGCTCTCATGTTCCTCATCAACAATAATAATTCCCAGGTCTTGAAATGGTAAAAATATAGAAGAACGTGCTCCAACAATAATCTGGAATTCATTTTTCATCACTTTATGCCATACCTCAGCACGTTCATTATCATTAAACTTAGAATGATAAACGCCCAACTTATCGCCAAAATGCAATTTCAACCGAGCGGTTATCTGTGCCGTCAAGGCAATTTCGGGTAATAGGTATAATGCAGACTTACCCGCTGCTATTGCTTGCTCGATAAGTCTAATATAGAGTTGTGTTTTTCCGGACGCTGTGACTCCGTGCAACAAGGTAACATCTTTGCTTTCGAAACAATGTTGAATCTCTTCATAGACACGCTGCTGATTGGTATTAAACTCAAAATTAGCATCCAATTCTACATCTTCCCCCTGAAAACGACTGACCACTTTCTCCTTTACTAGGAATACACCTTTATCGATTAATGCCGTAACAGCCCCTGAGCCACATCCCGAAGCTTCCATGATCATCTGTCGGGTTATCTCTTCGCCCTTTTTCAACAGTTGCATAAAAGCCAATACGGCATCTTGCTGTTTTGGAGCTCGATTTAATGCATCCAGCAACGTGCGTTTGCCCTCTTCCTCGCGAAATTCTGGAGCAAAGGAGAAAAAAACCTTCGTTTTTGGTTTATACCTTTCTGTTATCTCTTCGGAAATCAACACAATACCCTTATCAAACATCGTTTTCAATATCGGAAATACCGATTTTTGACTTAATAGCTTAACGATATCATTGACTTTCAATTCTCCAGCTACCTCAAGCGCTTCGATAATTAAGTATTCTTTATCCGTCAAAGATGAGCGATCGAAATCGTCGGGAATTGCCGATACGATTTTAGTTTCGCTGGCGAGTTTCAGTGCCGACGGCAGTGCTGCCTGCATAACCTCTCCCAAGGAGCACATATAATAATCAGAGATCCAATCCCACAGCAATAATTGCGCACCATCAACGATAGGTTTCTCATCAATGATATCTAATATATATTTCGCTTCGTAGTGTTTTGGTGCTTCTTTGCTTATTTGCTTGACGATGGCAGAATAGATCTTATTCTTACCAAATTGCACCATAACACGAACACCGACCTGAATCTTATCGTTCCATTCGACAGGAATACGATAAGTATAGGTATTGGCTAAAGCTAAAGGCAAAATAACATCGACAAAAACAGTCGCTCGGTCTGTGAAAAATAAATTTTGAGGCTCTGGCATGTTCATTTCAAGTATCATGTAAAATTACTAAAAATAAGCCCTCGAAAAAACGTTAATTTCTTCGAGGGCTTATTTTCACCGTATAAATAGGGTTATGCTATGATTTATTCTTAAGAGCTGCAACAAATAAGGCTACCCATCCCACAATAAAGGCTACGCCACCCAATGGTGTAATCGGCCCTAATATAGCGGGGTTGCCAAAACCAGTTATTTCCCTTACGCTTAACAAGTATAATGATCCTGAGAAGAAAAGCAATCCAATAATAAAAGCAATGAATGATACCCGAATAGATGCTGTTTTAGCCCGTGAAAAAGTGGATAAAAACAACAAAGAAAGGGTATGATAAAAGTGATACTGGTTGGCTGTTTTCCATGTTTCTATATGTTGCTCACTAATTTTTCCTTCCAAACCGTGTGCTCCAAAAGCGCCTAAAATAACTGCTAGTGTACCAAAAAATGCGGCCACTAGGATAATTTTCTTATTCATTATTTAAAATTATGTCTCTATTTTATTAATGCTGGCTAAATGTATCAAATCTTCCTCACAAAAGCAGAATAATTATTAAATTTATTGTTACAAATGGAGTTCTAACGTTAGATAAGTAGAGTTCTGAATATTTTTTTAGTAGGTTTGTTATTAGATATGAGAAATACGATTATAGTTACTGTTTTACTTTTTATAGCCGTAGTTGCGGCTACGGTCTATTACTTCTCAGACAGCAGCAGCAAACAAGAAAACGCAACAAAAACGCTCCAATATTTACCGGCAGATACTTATTTCATTACAGCCTTCAAGAATAATCAAACGACGGATACCATCTTTCGTAATTTCGAATTATTCGAAGCCATTCAGGGAAAACAGGTTTTTGAAAACCTCAAAACATTAAAACAAGATTTTCTGGGTTCCGAATCGCTAAAGGGAAAGGTGCAAGATACCGAAGTCATTCTTTCCTTTCATCCCAGTAAAACCGGTATCGCGACTTTATTCAGCATCGCATTACAGGAAAAGTTGAACAACACAACCTTAGAAACGATATTTCATGGTATAGATTCAAAGTACAAACAAAACCATGTCGACACCTTGGGTCACCGTATCTATCGTTTCGATAAGGGTATAAAAGACTCCGTGCTGTACTGTACACTTTATGAAAACGTGTTATTTGCAGGTTATGAACCTGCTCTTCTCTATCAAGTATTGGATAAAGCTGTTCCAAAATTAGATGCAAAACAGATTGCGTTTTTCATCAACCATAACAGTAAGAATACACCCCTGAGTCTTTATTTCAATAACAGTCAAATTTCGCCTCTTGCAAAACAAATGATGCGCAGTAAATTTGGTATCTACCTGCAACAAATAGACTCCTTACATGGAAGTACAGCTTGGAATCTAAACTTCAAAAGTGATGCTCTCATCTTTAAAGGGGAAACAAAGCTTGATTTAAATCATCGTACTTATCTTCATCTTTTCGCCAACCAATCGGCTCAGGTACAAACTTTAGCCAATTTTTTACCAAAAAACACGGCATCTTACCTCAACTATAGCCTTTCCGATATCGGTAGTTTTCATCATGCTCTAAATGATTTATTTGTCTACCGCAAGGAAGCTGACAAAATAAAGAGTCAACAACAGTTAATCGAAAAAGAAAGTAAAGTTGTGTTTCAAACAGATATACTTCCGCTGTGGAACGATGAGTTTGCGATAGCTGCATTAGATAACGATGTCCTATTGGGCCTGGTGAGCTTAGCGGACAGTAGCAAATTTATGGAAACAGCTAAAAAGATAAGTTCCAACCAAGGTGATTCTATCTATCAGTTTAATTATTCCAATATCCTATATGCTAGTTTTGGAGATCCATTCAAATCTTTTCAACGTCCATACTTTACCCGAATAGGCAATGTACTGGTCATCGCTAATCAAACAGGGATACTGAGAAAATATCGTCAAACCTATTTTGAAAACCAGCTGATGTCAGGCACTGCCATCTTCAAGAACCACAACGCCATTCATAGCAACCGTGCCAATGTGACATTTTATATCGAACCAAGCACGGCTAAAAATAGCATCATCACTAATTTAAAATCAGAATATGCACAAGATTTTAAAGATCAGGATGACTTTGGTTACCAAAATTACTACTCTGCATCACTTCAATTGAGTGGAAATGAGGGTGGATTTGTATCTGGTTTCTATGCCGTATATAAATCTAAAAACCGCTTAGGAGGCACTCCAGAATGGACCTTTCAGCTCAATTCAAGGTTGATCAACAACCCTTGGGTTTTTGATCAAAGCGAAAACAGTAAGTTTATATTGCTCCAAGAACAAGATCATACCGTCTATGCTTTAAGTCCATCTGGAAAAGAACTTTGGAAAACTTTATTTCAAGGTGAGATTTTGGGACAGCCAATTCAGTTGCAAGACCGTAGTATAATCTTAAATACACGTAGTCGTCTCTATCGATTTTCGCCTGATGGAAAATTGCTACCAGGTTTTTCAATTGGATTAGCTAATAATGCTACTGCAGGATTGACACTGACCAATTTTAATAATGAAAAAAGAATCTATATTCCTTGTTCAAACCAAATTGCTGTTTATGATTTGAATGGTAAAAAAATTGAGGAATGGAAAAACCCTACTTTAGATAGCAGGATACTTTTCGACTTAAAAGCTGCTACGATAGCAAACCAACATTTTATCGTCGCTGGGACGAGTCAGGGTTCGGTTTATTTTTTCAATGAAGGTGGAACTTTAATACATAAGCAAGAGCTCAATGTGAATGGGCAGACGCTGAAAAATCCGATAGGCATTATTACAACTTCGGATAAGAAAAACTCATATATAATCGTTCCTAAGGATAAAGGGGAGTTAATAAAGGTGCCCTTCGAAGGCGAGCCTATCAAACTTAAGGTTGGGGATTGGGGATCGAATTTCAGCTTCAATTTTGAAGATGTGAGTGGTTCTGCAGACAAGGATTATGTTGTGCTCAGTGAGAACAATCTTTCGGTCTACAATCAAAGGGATGCAACAAAATATTTTGAATACAAGTTTGTGGATGATGTGAATAATACCCCCACTTTCTTTAAGGTGACGAATAACAATGACTTAGTGGCTGTTTCTACCAATAATCGCATGATCTATATTTTTAATGAAGACGGACTTGTTCGCGATGGGTTCCCTATAGAGGGTATGTCCAAATTCTATTTTGGACCGATCGATTTTGGTAATAATTCGTCCTATTTAATTAGCTCTAAACGAGATCATAAACTTTATGTTTATAAGTTTTAACAAATTGTAATTCAAAAATTTAAAAACATAAATTAAACTTTTACAAACGTCTCAAATGTTTATAAAAAAATGCAGAAAATATATTTTTTTTATAGTAGGTTTGCAGACTTAATACGGATATGCTGACATCAGAACAACTAAAAACACGATTATCAGAACCTAAAAGAATTGTAATCACGACGCACTTCAAACCAGATGGCGATGCGCTTGGTTCTTCATTAGGTCTATTTTATTGGCTAAAAGCCCATAAACACGATGTAAGTCTTATCGTCCCATCCGATTTCCCTGCCTTTTTAGATTGGCTACCGGGTTTGGAACATGTACGCATCTATACGCGCAATGTGCAAGAGAATCAAAAATTAATTGCTGATGCTGAATTGATTTTCTGCCTTGATTTTAACGGTCTTGGCCGCATTCACGATATGGCTGAACCTATTGAAAAAGCAACAGGTATAAAATGTATGATCGACCATCATCTGGATCCTCAGGGATTTCATGACTATGCTTACTGGGATCCTAAAGCAGCTGCGACAGCACAACTGATCTTTAGATTTATTAAAGATGAGATGCATGACGAACAAAACATCTCTGCTGATATGGCGACCTGTTTATATACGGGTATCATGACCGATACGGGATCATTCCGCTTTCGATCGACGACCTCCGAGATTCACCGCATTATCGCGAGCTTAATTGATTGCGGCGCACAGAATTGGGCGATACACGAATCTATCTACAACAGCTCTTCCGAAGGACGTTTAAAATTCTTAGGCTACTGTCTGCTCAATCGTTTGGAAGTATTCCCGGAGTACAATACGGCGATGATTTATGTGACGCAAGAAGATCTAAAAAGCTTTGAAGTGATAACCGGAGATACAGAGGGCTTAGTGAATTATGCTTTGTCTATTAAAGGAATTCGTTTAGTTGCTTTAATTATTGACAGAACTGAACAAATTAAATTATCTTTGCGCTCGATTGGCGATGTTCCATGCAATGAAATCTGTAAGACATATTTCAATGGAGGAGGTCATCTCAATGCGTCGGGAGGAAATTCGTACGATGATATACAAACAACCATCGCTACATTTAAATCTGCTTTACCAAATTATAAAGAAATATTAACAAAATAAGATAGCAATTAAACTGAAATGAAGAAATCAATTCTATTATTCACAGCAGCAGGACTATTATTAACTGCATGCCAAAATTTTAAAAAGGCTGAGGGAGGCCTAGAATACAAAATCGCTAAGGATGCTGGTGCTGAAAAAGCGGTATCTGGAGATTTATTATCAGTAGATATAGTTGTAAAATCGGATAGAGATTCACTATTAAGCAGCACTTATGATAAAGGCACACCTGAAATCGTACAATTATACCCAGATAGCATCATCAAACAAAATCCTGGAGATCCAACAGGTCTATTCAAGTTGGTAGGTGAAGGTGATAGTTTAGTATTCAAAATCAATTTAGATTCGATGACTGCTAAAACACAACAACCAAAACCAGATTTTGCAGACAAATACATCATCTATACTGTTAAAGTACAAAAGCACTTCAAAAAAGGTAAATTAACAGATCAAGAAATTGGTGATCAAGTAACTAAATATTTTGAAGCTCAGGTTGCGAAATTAAAAGATGCTGAAGCTGGAAAAACTGCAGCATTCTTAAAAAGCAACAAATTAGAGCCGAAGAAAACAGCTTCTGGTTTACAATATGTGGTTACGAAAGAAGGAACGGGTAAAAATGCAGTTGTAGGTGATACGGTTGTTGTTAATTACATTGGTAAATTGACGAATGACAAAGTATTCGATACAAATCAAGCAGATTTAGCGAAAAAACATAAAGTTTTCAATCCACAAAGACCTTACGAAGCATTACGTTTACACTTAGGTGTTGATGGTGTTATCACAGGTTGGACTGAAGCATTCCAATTGTTTAACAAAGGTACTAAAGCAACGTTGGTTATTCCTTCAGCTTTAGCTTATGGTGAGCGTCCAGCAGGAACTATCCCTCCATATTCCCCTTTGGTATTTGAAGTAGAAGTTGTTGACATTATCCCTGGAAAAGCACCAGCTGCTGCACCAGAGCCAATCCCAGCAACAAAACTGACTCCAGCTACTCCAGCAAAAAAGTAACTAAAAAATAAAGCATAAATAAAAAGCGCTTACCGGATATCCGGTAAGCGCTTTTTATTTATGCTAGAATAATCGTCTAATCTTCGCTCGTGATGCAACACATCACAGCTGGACCATTACTTTAATAGCTTGATCAATTCAATATGCTCTTGCATAATGGCATGATCAAATGCCGTATTACCCCTATTATCTTTGAAGCTTTTGATTGCTCCATTTTCCAGTAAGAAAGCGCCTATATCCTTTTGTCCGAATGTAGCTGCATAGATCAATGCGGTAGCTCCATTACTATTTTTTGTGTTAATATCTGCTTGGTTTTCCACCAGTAGTTTAACCATCGGAAGATTACCTTTAAAAGTGGCTCCCATGAGCGCCGTATTGCCATGCTTATCTTGAAAATCGACAGCAGCTCCTTTACTCAGTAAATAAGGGGTTACGTGTTCGCTGTTATTATAAACTGCTAATATGAGTGCACTGAATCCTTTTTCATCTACAGCATCTAAATCTAAATTTGCATCTGCCTGAAATAAACTATCCATCATTGCTACATTGTCAGTTCTTGATGCCAAGAATATATCTTGAGCATTCAGCTGGCTCATGTAAATCAAACAGATCAAAAATAATATAACTTTCTTCATGTCGATAAATATAGGGTAAACTATTTTGCTAATAAAATTTGCATCTCTTTTCTATCCATTTTCACTACATCTGCTAGACGTTTTCCATAATTTTGGTCCGCTTGATAAAAGAATGCTATCATTTTAGCAACAATTACTCTATTTTTCACGGAGCTCAATGCGCCACCCAAGTTATCGATTAAATGATCTTGATCTACCTTACTGAAGGAGCGATAAAGTTCACCTGCTTGTTTGAAATTATTTTCTTTATCAATCTTACTCTGTACTGTGGTTGTTCCTGCTGGAAAAACGGTCTTCGAATATTTAAATTTAGCATGATCGACTACTGCTGGTTGATTGGTAGATGGTTGATAATTGACATCCCCTTTTTGCTCACGGATAGACATGTAGCCGTCTATATTGTAATTCGTAATTTTGTTTTTAGGAGCATTGACAGGAATCTGCTGAAAATTACCGGTCAAACGATAACGTTGTGTATCAGAATATGAAAATAAACGTCCTTGAAGTAATTTATCTTCCGATGGCTCGATACCATATACCAATGTTCCAGGAGAAAAGGCCGCTTGCTCCACTTGTTGAAAATAGTTGGATGGATTTTCATTCAGGGTCATCGTACCTACTTTAACTGATTTTGCGACTTGTTCAGGCCAAACTTTTGTGACATCAATTGGATTAAAGTCCAATGCTTCGAAATCTTCTTTTTTTAACATCTGTACATAGAGGTCCCATTTCGGGAAATTCCCCTTCTCGATTTCATGATATAGATCCAATGTAGCATGCTCTATACTTTGCGCTTGAATCAGGGCTGCTT
It includes:
- a CDS encoding FKBP-type peptidyl-prolyl cis-trans isomerase produces the protein MKKSILLFTAAGLLLTACQNFKKAEGGLEYKIAKDAGAEKAVSGDLLSVDIVVKSDRDSLLSSTYDKGTPEIVQLYPDSIIKQNPGDPTGLFKLVGEGDSLVFKINLDSMTAKTQQPKPDFADKYIIYTVKVQKHFKKGKLTDQEIGDQVTKYFEAQVAKLKDAEAGKTAAFLKSNKLEPKKTASGLQYVVTKEGTGKNAVVGDTVVVNYIGKLTNDKVFDTNQADLAKKHKVFNPQRPYEALRLHLGVDGVITGWTEAFQLFNKGTKATLVIPSALAYGERPAGTIPPYSPLVFEVEVVDIIPGKAPAAAPEPIPATKLTPATPAKK
- a CDS encoding ankyrin repeat domain-containing protein — encoded protein: MKKVILFLICLIYMSQLNAQDIFLASRTDNVAMMDSLFQADANLDLDAVDEKGFSALILAVYNNSEHVTPYLLSKGAAVDFQDKHGNTALMGATFKGNLPMVKLLVENQADINTKNSNGATALIYAATFGQKDIGAFLLENGAIKSFKDNRGNTAFDHAIMQEHIELIKLLK
- a CDS encoding catalase → MIKRNLLVGLVLLSTGAFAQQLTTNSGAAVGDNQNSKTVGNNGPVLLEDIHLIEKLAAFDRERIPERVVHARGAGAFGEFVAAQDFSAVTVANFLGQAGKKTPLFVRFSTVTHQQGSPETYRDPRGFAVKFYTEEGNYDLVGNNLPVFFIRDAIKFPDMVHAFKPSPITNGASDPNRVFDFFSNLPESTHMLTWLFSDYGTPANYRQMEGNGVHAYKWVNEQGEVTYVKYKWVPLQEAKNLTAAEAALIQAQSIEHATLDLYHEIEKGNFPKWDLYVQMLKKEDFEALDFNPIDVTKVWPEQVAKSVKVGTMTLNENPSNYFQQVEQAAFSPGTLVYGIEPSEDKLLQGRLFSYSDTQRYRLTGNFQQIPVNAPKNKITNYNIDGYMSIREQKGDVNYQPSTNQPAVVDHAKFKYSKTVFPAGTTTVQSKIDKENNFKQAGELYRSFSKVDQDHLIDNLGGALSSVKNRVIVAKMIAFFYQADQNYGKRLADVVKMDRKEMQILLAK
- a CDS encoding WD40 repeat domain-containing protein, which codes for MRNTIIVTVLLFIAVVAATVYYFSDSSSKQENATKTLQYLPADTYFITAFKNNQTTDTIFRNFELFEAIQGKQVFENLKTLKQDFLGSESLKGKVQDTEVILSFHPSKTGIATLFSIALQEKLNNTTLETIFHGIDSKYKQNHVDTLGHRIYRFDKGIKDSVLYCTLYENVLFAGYEPALLYQVLDKAVPKLDAKQIAFFINHNSKNTPLSLYFNNSQISPLAKQMMRSKFGIYLQQIDSLHGSTAWNLNFKSDALIFKGETKLDLNHRTYLHLFANQSAQVQTLANFLPKNTASYLNYSLSDIGSFHHALNDLFVYRKEADKIKSQQQLIEKESKVVFQTDILPLWNDEFAIAALDNDVLLGLVSLADSSKFMETAKKISSNQGDSIYQFNYSNILYASFGDPFKSFQRPYFTRIGNVLVIANQTGILRKYRQTYFENQLMSGTAIFKNHNAIHSNRANVTFYIEPSTAKNSIITNLKSEYAQDFKDQDDFGYQNYYSASLQLSGNEGGFVSGFYAVYKSKNRLGGTPEWTFQLNSRLINNPWVFDQSENSKFILLQEQDHTVYALSPSGKELWKTLFQGEILGQPIQLQDRSIILNTRSRLYRFSPDGKLLPGFSIGLANNATAGLTLTNFNNEKRIYIPCSNQIAVYDLNGKKIEEWKNPTLDSRILFDLKAATIANQHFIVAGTSQGSVYFFNEGGTLIHKQELNVNGQTLKNPIGIITTSDKKNSYIIVPKDKGELIKVPFEGEPIKLKVGDWGSNFSFNFEDVSGSADKDYVVLSENNLSVYNQRDATKYFEYKFVDDVNNTPTFFKVTNNNDLVAVSTNNRMIYIFNEDGLVRDGFPIEGMSKFYFGPIDFGNNSSYLISSKRDHKLYVYKF
- a CDS encoding DHH family phosphoesterase, translated to MLTSEQLKTRLSEPKRIVITTHFKPDGDALGSSLGLFYWLKAHKHDVSLIVPSDFPAFLDWLPGLEHVRIYTRNVQENQKLIADAELIFCLDFNGLGRIHDMAEPIEKATGIKCMIDHHLDPQGFHDYAYWDPKAAATAQLIFRFIKDEMHDEQNISADMATCLYTGIMTDTGSFRFRSTTSEIHRIIASLIDCGAQNWAIHESIYNSSSEGRLKFLGYCLLNRLEVFPEYNTAMIYVTQEDLKSFEVITGDTEGLVNYALSIKGIRLVALIIDRTEQIKLSLRSIGDVPCNEICKTYFNGGGHLNASGGNSYDDIQTTIATFKSALPNYKEILTK